From the genome of Halobaculum halobium, one region includes:
- a CDS encoding VirB4 family type IV secretion system protein produces MTTMRNLVLQTGSGAVGQLTEWLTNPTSAEGAALYILLAVLVGIGGKFLWDWYTEDDEEEVEFSDLLDEETIEQGAAERQLLDDIAESHKTVTAPATIEWETRAARVGEQWTTTLYIADYPDYPNDGYLSELFEMTDVQFDLTAHISPKNQERARNELQDIADDLQVDADLEQSVRSAYLQERANEAAATYKAVENGANVFDQGMFITVRADEKEDLRDAVQKVKSALRDDPANLTPKTAICRQDLALQSAAPIGDNEFGRTSIALGGAVGALLSSPHNATILEEGGVEFGIHKDNQSPVVIDPFARDNGYAMFTVGDTGSGKSFSSKQNFIRSIEQSKDRIGIILEPLNNWAGVAEALDAKRITVGGTLGLNPLEIRETPEHVQRAMGEDASPFNEKLDDAMSFLTNFFALRGISLGDRRTTLELGLKRAYKRNGITDDISTHGNPSPTIQDMMDVFEDMVDDPEEFVVRSDEEAGKIKEDATWLLDQLRPFEDDGRHANLGQESDFDIRDEKVIYLDLAQQEGSVDSSTALTMQLLISLVYERAKVSEKEVVFYIDEARYIMQDAASLAFLETVFRHHRHHDLSIRLVTQTVDEFFEHAESEAILDQCAVKQFHRLDGMDEEWADEFGLNYAQMRFVQDAVPGNEDAGFSEALVGVDGEWRGIQVKAMPKEKQVIDFDPTSQIRSSLPGAGDDAVDTEMEEFQEELEHRATNGTNETSELNEESDAVEAEPDGGTTEDTNDG; encoded by the coding sequence ATGACCACGATGCGTAACCTCGTCCTCCAGACGGGCAGCGGAGCCGTCGGCCAGCTCACAGAGTGGCTCACGAACCCAACCTCAGCTGAAGGTGCGGCTCTCTACATCCTACTCGCGGTACTGGTCGGGATCGGCGGGAAATTCCTCTGGGACTGGTACACCGAAGACGACGAGGAAGAGGTCGAGTTCTCGGACCTGCTCGACGAGGAAACCATCGAACAGGGCGCGGCCGAACGCCAGCTCCTCGACGACATCGCCGAGTCACACAAGACGGTGACGGCGCCGGCGACGATCGAGTGGGAGACGCGCGCGGCACGGGTCGGCGAGCAGTGGACGACGACGCTGTACATCGCTGATTACCCGGACTACCCCAACGACGGCTACCTCTCCGAGCTCTTCGAGATGACCGACGTGCAGTTCGATTTGACGGCCCACATCTCGCCGAAGAACCAGGAGCGGGCGCGGAACGAACTGCAGGATATCGCTGACGACCTCCAGGTGGATGCTGACCTCGAACAGAGTGTCCGGAGTGCCTACCTACAGGAACGCGCCAACGAGGCCGCAGCGACGTACAAGGCCGTCGAGAATGGCGCGAACGTCTTCGACCAGGGGATGTTCATCACGGTACGAGCCGACGAGAAGGAGGACCTCCGGGATGCCGTCCAGAAGGTCAAGAGCGCGCTCCGCGACGATCCGGCGAACCTCACACCGAAGACGGCGATCTGTCGGCAGGATCTCGCCCTCCAGTCCGCCGCGCCCATCGGCGACAACGAGTTCGGGCGGACGTCGATCGCACTCGGCGGCGCCGTCGGGGCGTTGCTCTCCTCACCGCACAACGCGACGATTCTCGAGGAGGGCGGCGTCGAGTTCGGGATTCACAAGGACAACCAGAGCCCGGTGGTCATTGACCCGTTCGCCCGGGACAACGGGTACGCAATGTTCACCGTTGGGGACACCGGTTCGGGGAAGTCGTTCAGTTCGAAGCAGAACTTCATCCGCTCGATCGAGCAGAGCAAGGACCGTATCGGCATTATCCTTGAGCCGTTGAACAACTGGGCCGGCGTCGCGGAAGCGCTCGACGCCAAACGCATCACTGTCGGCGGGACGCTCGGGCTGAACCCCTTGGAGATTCGGGAGACGCCCGAGCACGTCCAGCGGGCGATGGGCGAGGACGCCAGCCCGTTCAACGAGAAGCTCGACGACGCGATGAGCTTCCTCACCAACTTCTTCGCCCTCCGCGGCATCTCGCTGGGCGACCGCCGGACAACACTCGAACTCGGGCTCAAGCGGGCGTACAAGCGAAACGGGATTACCGACGACATCTCGACGCACGGCAACCCGAGCCCGACGATTCAGGATATGATGGACGTCTTCGAGGACATGGTTGACGACCCCGAGGAGTTCGTCGTCCGGTCCGACGAGGAGGCGGGGAAGATCAAGGAAGACGCGACGTGGCTACTCGACCAGCTCCGCCCCTTCGAGGACGACGGTCGGCACGCCAACCTCGGCCAAGAGTCCGACTTCGACATTCGGGACGAGAAGGTTATCTACCTCGATCTCGCCCAGCAGGAGGGCAGCGTCGACAGCAGCACGGCGCTGACGATGCAGTTGCTCATCTCGCTCGTCTACGAGCGGGCGAAAGTCTCGGAGAAGGAGGTCGTGTTCTACATCGACGAGGCGCGGTACATCATGCAGGACGCCGCGAGCCTGGCGTTTCTTGAAACGGTGTTCCGTCACCACCGCCACCACGACCTCTCGATCCGGCTGGTCACGCAGACGGTCGACGAGTTCTTCGAGCACGCCGAATCCGAGGCGATCCTGGATCAGTGTGCAGTCAAGCAGTTCCACCGCCTCGACGGGATGGACGAGGAGTGGGCCGACGAGTTCGGGCTGAACTACGCGCAGATGCGGTTCGTCCAGGACGCCGTGCCGGGCAACGAGGACGCCGGCTTCTCCGAGGCCCTCGTGGGCGTCGACGGCGAGTGGCGCGGTATCCAGGTCAAAGCGATGCCCAAGGAGAAGCAGGTCATCGACTTCGACCCGACCTCACAGATCCGGTCCTCGCTGCCCGGCGCCGGCGACGACGCCGTCGATACCGAGATGGAGGAGTTCCAGGAAGAGCTCGAACACCGAGCAACGAACGGAACGAACGAAACGAGCGAACTGAACGAGGAATCAGACGCCGTCGAAGCTGAGCCAGACGGCGGGACTACGGAGGACACCAACGATGGCTGA
- a CDS encoding exodeoxyribonuclease VII large subunit translates to MFTANTPVVTAIGHTDDRLIADQVADVATITPTAAGEYIVNSRQEFLAGEIEPLEQQLDAAYETFQQDHEHEQELAEAVDEATAPEGLPPIYYKVAIVVLLLLLLVITGLWLGVI, encoded by the coding sequence ATCTTCACCGCCAATACCCCGGTAGTCACCGCCATTGGACACACTGATGACCGACTCATCGCGGATCAGGTGGCGGACGTCGCGACGATCACCCCGACCGCCGCGGGCGAGTATATCGTGAACTCCCGCCAAGAGTTCCTTGCGGGCGAGATCGAGCCGCTGGAGCAACAGCTCGACGCCGCGTACGAGACCTTCCAGCAGGACCACGAACACGAACAGGAGCTCGCCGAAGCAGTCGATGAAGCGACCGCACCCGAGGGCCTCCCACCGATTTACTACAAGGTCGCCATCGTAGTGCTGCTGTTGCTGTTGTTGGTCATCACCGGACTTTGGCTGGGGGTGATCTAA
- a CDS encoding DUF7558 family protein, producing MQQTLVGCAFCDAPPGTETGEAHTWGQDERVTHPICVDCAIQTEPDPDERDHVACDGCGLVVDTLAALTRFRVELGHLEGPVQLCARCSPGGLATYWTRDLEEHLVATPPE from the coding sequence ATGCAGCAAACCCTCGTTGGCTGTGCGTTCTGCGACGCACCGCCTGGTACCGAGACTGGCGAGGCGCATACTTGGGGGCAGGACGAACGGGTCACCCACCCGATCTGCGTCGACTGCGCGATTCAGACGGAGCCGGATCCCGACGAGCGCGATCACGTCGCCTGTGACGGCTGTGGGCTGGTCGTCGACACGCTCGCAGCGCTCACGCGGTTCCGGGTCGAACTCGGGCATCTAGAAGGCCCGGTACAGCTGTGCGCCCGCTGTAGTCCGGGCGGGCTCGCGACGTACTGGACGCGCGACCTCGAGGAGCATCTCGTCGCAACGCCGCCGGAGTGA
- a CDS encoding ATP-binding protein, with protein sequence MAEYLRVTPTSERLDPESIPRVLDSLHKLTTPGSSGLGAKLNPLHSETPPRFEFIAISDGPDDPVEFFYGADAHLDTLEKRLRSIYPATFDIERVDVDVAARLIQPVEFTPQEFVDHYEAGRLQYEFDPAEQYDIDEESVDSEAAEADPVVDGGSATTSVPDHHVTVGGSALELAPPDALPDDEEERRAIEKPTMTPTGTILARPAQDAVSPLGVRWCGSASRKQDWMTSLTPFTAEETNGDLSSVDEPGAALASLIDHLMEATAPTAFQVVFQRRASWQSDSEVRKEDLVDGRDTFFQEVVGSLLEVEEQRSDQDDRQLSEAVEKRIEYIDAKNAKRSFTVNIRAVGVPTDTIRDDLDGRMDSLLPVFDPLDGPFYEVEGQRLRDSGFREKTKEKKARAALQRLLNRELTTGRGKTRPELVLCGTELANFVLVPSSEQLTVEGTRGTRAEQQSRNPLPWPNPDLIQQFQDGMAIGYALDENGEPRPDPIRIPPDLLPTHYGRFASTGGGKSKAIINDALSLRESTGGPVVLVDPKGDGMCENYLRCHYERFGGLDDVYHFRVPETIPAFSFFDIRPALEAGRNREDAIQDKVDHFHDILRMIMGREQYGQAFVANEILSYLIKALFDEEYGSDVFGLDDLFAAALRMQRDQTIPPVSADNQNIEESLTRHFAKDNHQFQVSMDAVGNRLDKLKEDAHLRRIFSHVPKQNDAGEYVDNRFDFREFLDEDATIIFDLGDLRPEAQRAITLLLLSNLWDAVQVRRRDDQTDYEKLTNLIIEEAAPVASTKLVSEQLLPQGRSFGLSMGLVMQFPEQVRNRNERAYDEVLNNIKTKLIGNISIERDLAESLAHEDLSPTELRNRINTLPSGEWIAQLPSPSFGETGPPPFSLKPLPIAPGHPESDQPLTESQEDHFESVSRPRMVERTQAQYGLTEPTESNTTPEETGWGSSGAETTGSAADGDAATDPTQSAFISDSTTEDASTSTTQVETDSDPDADESGISPLFGQATETDKESAADQAAGPENGATPVQESSVPVPDDELQQRGLSRDDVRFLNRVLDVMNREDDEYTLLDRMSQLQDEYDDLHVERLTEQDLLEADSAAGRKYYTVLPDGRDLLGRELKAGPGAGDLGEKTPHKVGVRLLELWLQQRDDVGRVGPYYETEDGTVLDVAGFDEDGELVWAGEAELASNNRHAPVEDYDKLSAVDADAIWAFNNRETALDVLDSLADADRIGERVSGRAARSFATIRDAVDEFDAAGLTTVRGFKNLDQELNQ encoded by the coding sequence ATGGCTGAGTACCTGCGCGTCACGCCGACATCCGAGCGGCTTGACCCGGAGAGCATCCCCCGAGTCCTCGACAGCCTCCACAAACTGACCACGCCCGGCTCGTCGGGCCTCGGGGCGAAGCTGAACCCACTCCACAGTGAGACACCACCCCGATTCGAGTTCATCGCAATCAGTGATGGACCCGACGACCCGGTGGAGTTCTTCTACGGGGCCGACGCCCACCTCGATACGCTTGAGAAGCGCCTCCGATCCATCTATCCGGCCACGTTCGACATCGAGCGCGTCGACGTCGACGTCGCCGCCCGGCTCATTCAGCCAGTCGAGTTCACACCGCAGGAATTCGTCGACCACTACGAGGCCGGGCGGCTGCAGTACGAGTTTGACCCGGCAGAACAGTACGATATCGACGAGGAATCAGTGGATTCCGAGGCAGCCGAAGCAGACCCCGTTGTCGACGGCGGTTCGGCAACCACGAGCGTCCCCGATCATCACGTTACTGTCGGGGGCTCAGCCCTCGAACTAGCGCCGCCCGATGCACTTCCAGACGACGAGGAAGAGCGACGGGCCATCGAGAAGCCGACGATGACACCGACGGGAACGATTCTAGCTCGCCCGGCACAAGACGCTGTCTCGCCGCTCGGTGTCCGGTGGTGTGGCTCCGCGTCGCGGAAGCAGGACTGGATGACCTCGCTGACGCCGTTCACAGCGGAGGAAACGAACGGCGATCTCTCGTCCGTCGACGAGCCCGGCGCGGCGCTGGCGTCGCTGATCGACCACTTGATGGAGGCGACAGCGCCGACCGCGTTCCAAGTCGTCTTCCAACGGCGTGCTAGCTGGCAGTCCGACTCGGAGGTACGGAAAGAGGACCTCGTCGACGGCCGGGATACGTTCTTCCAGGAAGTCGTCGGGTCGTTGCTCGAGGTCGAGGAGCAACGGAGCGACCAGGACGACCGGCAGCTCAGCGAGGCCGTCGAGAAGCGCATCGAGTACATCGACGCGAAGAACGCCAAACGGTCGTTCACGGTCAACATCCGGGCCGTCGGCGTCCCCACCGACACCATCCGCGACGACCTCGATGGTCGGATGGACTCGCTCCTCCCGGTGTTCGACCCGCTTGATGGTCCGTTCTACGAGGTCGAGGGACAACGCCTCCGAGACAGCGGCTTCCGTGAGAAAACCAAGGAGAAGAAGGCACGGGCCGCTCTCCAGCGCCTCCTCAATCGCGAGTTGACGACGGGCCGGGGGAAGACCCGCCCCGAGCTGGTCCTCTGTGGGACGGAGCTCGCGAACTTCGTTCTCGTCCCCTCCTCCGAACAGTTGACCGTCGAAGGGACGCGAGGAACGAGGGCCGAACAGCAGAGTCGGAACCCGCTCCCGTGGCCGAATCCGGATCTAATCCAGCAGTTCCAAGACGGGATGGCAATCGGCTACGCGCTCGACGAGAACGGTGAGCCACGGCCGGATCCCATTCGGATTCCGCCGGACCTGTTGCCGACGCATTACGGGCGGTTCGCGTCGACTGGTGGCGGGAAGTCGAAGGCCATCATCAACGACGCCCTCTCGCTCCGCGAGTCGACGGGTGGCCCCGTCGTCCTCGTCGACCCGAAGGGGGACGGAATGTGTGAGAACTACCTGCGCTGCCACTACGAACGGTTTGGTGGCCTCGACGACGTCTACCACTTCCGCGTCCCAGAGACCATCCCCGCGTTCTCGTTCTTCGACATCCGCCCCGCGCTCGAAGCAGGTCGCAACCGGGAGGACGCGATTCAGGACAAAGTCGACCACTTCCACGACATCCTTCGGATGATTATGGGTCGCGAGCAGTACGGCCAGGCGTTCGTCGCGAACGAGATTCTGAGCTACCTGATCAAGGCGCTGTTCGACGAGGAATACGGGAGCGATGTGTTCGGGCTGGACGACCTCTTCGCCGCCGCGCTCCGGATGCAGCGCGACCAGACGATTCCCCCGGTCTCGGCGGACAACCAGAACATCGAGGAATCACTGACGCGCCACTTCGCGAAGGACAACCACCAGTTCCAGGTGTCGATGGACGCCGTCGGGAACCGCCTCGACAAGCTCAAAGAGGACGCGCATCTTCGGCGGATCTTCAGCCACGTCCCCAAGCAGAATGACGCCGGCGAGTATGTCGACAACCGCTTCGACTTCCGCGAGTTCCTCGATGAAGACGCCACCATCATCTTCGACCTCGGCGACCTGCGGCCGGAGGCCCAACGAGCGATCACACTCCTACTGTTGAGCAACCTCTGGGACGCCGTGCAGGTGCGCCGGCGCGACGATCAGACCGACTATGAGAAGCTCACGAACCTCATCATCGAGGAGGCGGCGCCGGTCGCGTCGACGAAGCTCGTCTCCGAGCAACTACTGCCGCAGGGCCGATCGTTCGGGCTGAGTATGGGGCTCGTGATGCAGTTCCCTGAACAGGTGCGGAACCGGAACGAGCGGGCCTACGACGAGGTACTGAACAACATCAAGACGAAGCTCATCGGCAATATCTCGATCGAGCGCGACCTCGCGGAGTCCCTTGCCCACGAGGACCTCAGCCCGACCGAACTCCGCAACCGTATCAATACGCTCCCAAGTGGCGAGTGGATCGCACAGCTCCCCAGTCCGTCGTTCGGCGAGACTGGGCCGCCGCCGTTTTCGCTGAAGCCGCTCCCGATTGCGCCGGGCCATCCAGAAAGCGACCAGCCGCTCACAGAGTCCCAGGAAGACCATTTCGAGTCCGTGTCCCGGCCACGGATGGTCGAGCGAACACAGGCCCAGTACGGGCTGACAGAGCCGACTGAGTCGAACACTACTCCGGAGGAGACCGGCTGGGGGAGTTCGGGGGCCGAGACGACGGGCTCGGCTGCCGACGGCGATGCAGCGACCGACCCGACGCAATCCGCGTTCATCAGCGACTCGACGACCGAGGACGCGTCGACGTCGACCACCCAGGTCGAGACGGACAGCGACCCAGATGCAGACGAGTCAGGGATAAGCCCCCTGTTCGGGCAGGCCACCGAGACGGACAAGGAGTCAGCTGCTGACCAAGCAGCGGGGCCGGAGAACGGGGCAACACCCGTTCAGGAAAGTAGCGTGCCCGTCCCCGATGACGAACTCCAACAACGCGGGCTCAGCCGTGACGACGTCCGATTCCTGAATCGGGTCCTCGACGTGATGAACCGAGAGGACGACGAGTACACGCTACTGGACAGGATGAGCCAGCTTCAGGACGAATACGACGACCTCCATGTGGAGCGGCTCACGGAACAGGACCTCCTGGAAGCGGACTCCGCGGCGGGGCGCAAGTACTACACCGTCCTCCCAGACGGTCGAGACCTCCTCGGGAGAGAATTGAAGGCGGGGCCAGGAGCGGGCGATCTCGGCGAGAAAACGCCGCATAAGGTTGGCGTCCGGCTCCTCGAGCTGTGGCTCCAGCAGCGGGACGACGTCGGTCGCGTGGGGCCGTACTACGAAACCGAAGACGGCACGGTACTGGACGTGGCCGGCTTCGACGAGGACGGCGAGCTTGTCTGGGCCGGCGAAGCAGAGCTCGCGAGTAACAACCGGCACGCCCCGGTCGAGGATTACGACAAACTCAGCGCGGTGGACGCCGACGCAATCTGGGCCTTCAACAATCGCGAGACGGCGCTCGACGTCCTGGATAGCCTTGCCGACGCCGATCGGATCGGCGAGCGGGTCAGCGGGCGGGCGGCACGGTCGTTCGCGACCATCAGAGACGCTGTCGACGAGTTCGATGCTGCGGGCCTGACCACCGTTCGGGGCTTCAAAAATCTCGACCAAGAACTCAACCAATGA
- a CDS encoding primase-associated protein: MSPSTPTDDEDMAYRVAALPLEYGETRINQLFTRGYNRYVVDGEDQPEDLVNDVERFGTAAFKEQVRVDAAEEPFVDEPGTLAVLATLSAICVKENPKFEHASPRNIQVLYDIRELYVNNLASLIRAHGDGSLQQDIADVLYSKEPGEDGPHPGRVCTGITEMPEFGEGLYLEIPMAAASRKCLVRAEGESSTGSDDGGEILTRVKDNNLYVPVGDFDSKYRDYAERAFKKLLRVQEDGLSDDQLSWLTTNESAITERIDRFLETGHHERIWRNWGRGERTIRVLRRALSDAPNDVAQKGEFHTAKELYRAVTAYDAEDDWESSVTDWISSPSSLAKTLADHESHSAVTIDRDGRVNTYRIGRAGTGAEQIEVREIEDLFELPCMVNMEERLHEKKPVRKDLYNFARMVMWLPHYQDSSLDEIVADLKDVFSRWPWYDEQETEYQVRYEFSNTIDGDTPLPMNCDNDDLQRYCIGQDQCPYSIWGSLPFPDEMYEQVEEESAGPTEQF; this comes from the coding sequence ATGAGTCCGAGTACCCCCACCGACGACGAGGACATGGCGTATCGGGTTGCGGCACTCCCGCTGGAGTACGGTGAGACCCGCATCAACCAGCTGTTTACGCGTGGCTACAACCGATACGTCGTCGACGGCGAGGACCAACCAGAGGACCTCGTGAACGACGTCGAGCGGTTCGGGACGGCGGCGTTCAAAGAGCAGGTCCGTGTCGACGCCGCCGAAGAGCCGTTCGTCGACGAACCGGGGACGCTCGCCGTGCTCGCGACGCTGAGTGCGATCTGTGTGAAAGAAAACCCGAAGTTCGAGCACGCGTCACCACGGAACATTCAGGTACTCTACGACATCCGAGAGCTGTACGTCAACAATCTCGCCTCCCTCATTCGGGCCCACGGCGATGGGTCGCTCCAACAGGACATCGCCGACGTGCTGTACAGCAAGGAGCCCGGTGAAGATGGCCCGCATCCGGGTCGGGTCTGTACGGGCATCACAGAGATGCCGGAGTTCGGGGAGGGCCTGTACCTCGAAATCCCGATGGCGGCGGCGTCACGCAAATGTCTCGTTCGAGCGGAGGGCGAGTCATCGACGGGGAGTGACGATGGCGGGGAGATACTGACGCGAGTGAAGGACAACAACCTGTACGTCCCGGTCGGTGATTTCGACAGCAAGTATCGGGACTACGCTGAGCGGGCATTCAAGAAGCTCCTGCGGGTGCAAGAAGACGGACTCTCCGACGACCAGCTATCGTGGCTGACCACGAACGAGTCGGCGATTACGGAGCGGATCGACCGCTTCCTCGAGACCGGCCATCACGAGCGAATCTGGCGGAACTGGGGCCGTGGAGAACGGACGATTCGCGTCCTCCGGCGGGCCCTGAGTGACGCGCCCAATGACGTGGCGCAAAAGGGTGAGTTCCACACGGCGAAAGAGCTCTATCGAGCGGTTACGGCGTACGATGCCGAGGATGACTGGGAATCCTCAGTAACAGACTGGATATCGAGTCCGAGCAGTCTCGCGAAGACGCTGGCCGACCACGAGTCCCACTCGGCCGTCACGATCGACCGCGACGGGCGCGTCAATACGTACCGAATCGGGCGAGCCGGAACCGGCGCCGAACAGATCGAAGTGCGAGAGATCGAGGACCTCTTCGAACTCCCCTGTATGGTGAATATGGAGGAGCGACTACACGAGAAGAAGCCCGTCCGGAAGGACCTCTATAACTTCGCGCGGATGGTGATGTGGCTGCCGCATTACCAAGACAGCAGCCTCGACGAGATCGTCGCGGACCTCAAGGACGTCTTCTCCCGGTGGCCGTGGTACGACGAGCAGGAGACCGAGTACCAGGTTCGTTACGAATTCTCGAACACGATCGACGGCGACACGCCGTTGCCGATGAACTGCGATAACGACGATCTACAGCGCTACTGTATCGGCCAGGACCAGTGTCCCTACTCGATCTGGGGCAGCCTCCCGTTCCCGGATGAGATGTACGAGCAGGTTGAGGAGGAGTCCGCCGGCCCCACTGAGCAATTCTGA
- a CDS encoding DUF7437 domain-containing protein: MSRTSNCADGDIVQDFLSVADLLEEPQLAQLYAYLAREGEATVQDVMDDLELAQGTAYSYVNRLVDAGVVDVTDDEQPRRYAAREIDLTVTTAAGDREYTITPALIDAVGRRETDADIDTYIDRHGVAGLATALTYAVARERGEVTHRLMAEDLDISPLAAEMILQALRPVVHEHYDIEESGTGLDELDIDDGDGADDA, encoded by the coding sequence GTGTCACGCACCTCAAACTGCGCCGACGGCGACATCGTCCAGGACTTCCTCTCGGTCGCGGATCTCCTCGAAGAGCCACAGCTGGCTCAGCTGTACGCGTACCTCGCTCGGGAGGGCGAGGCGACCGTCCAAGACGTAATGGACGACCTCGAGCTCGCCCAGGGGACCGCCTACAGTTACGTCAACCGGCTCGTCGACGCCGGCGTCGTCGACGTCACCGACGACGAGCAGCCACGCCGGTACGCCGCCCGGGAGATCGACCTGACCGTGACGACGGCCGCCGGTGACCGCGAGTACACGATCACGCCGGCGCTCATCGACGCCGTCGGCCGCCGCGAGACGGACGCCGACATCGACACCTACATCGACCGCCACGGCGTCGCCGGCCTCGCGACCGCGCTCACCTACGCGGTCGCCCGCGAGCGCGGCGAGGTGACCCACCGGCTGATGGCGGAGGATCTGGACATCTCGCCGTTGGCTGCGGAGATGATCCTCCAGGCGCTCCGGCCCGTCGTCCACGAGCACTACGACATCGAGGAGTCAGGGACGGGACTCGACGAGTTGGACATCGACGACGGCGACGGCGCTGACGACGCGTGA
- the xseA gene encoding exodeoxyribonuclease VII large subunit translates to MADAPDAERQAAEPDAGDVLSVSQLNDRIASVVQDTPALNGVRCIGEVTDLHKNSTALYFTLTDGDAELPCMIWANRYREMDADLEDGTEVILEGDIDYWVEGGKIDLKPWEVIVVGDGDQAAAVERLRSELEERGWFDDEQKQRPPAFPERVGVVTSLRGDARYDIQNAIHGQDPTVDILVKDATVQGSNAPTSIANGIHHLDRSEDVDAIIVGRGGGAIRTSSVQH, encoded by the coding sequence ATGGCGGACGCACCGGATGCTGAACGGCAGGCAGCCGAGCCCGATGCAGGAGATGTCCTTAGCGTGTCACAGCTGAACGACCGGATCGCGTCGGTCGTCCAGGACACGCCTGCCCTCAACGGCGTCCGCTGTATCGGGGAGGTCACTGACCTCCACAAAAACAGTACGGCGCTCTACTTCACGCTGACCGACGGCGACGCCGAACTCCCCTGTATGATCTGGGCAAACCGTTACCGGGAGATGGATGCCGACCTCGAGGACGGGACCGAAGTCATCCTCGAGGGCGATATCGACTACTGGGTCGAAGGTGGGAAAATCGACCTCAAACCGTGGGAAGTGATCGTCGTCGGCGACGGCGACCAAGCGGCTGCCGTCGAGCGACTGCGAAGCGAACTCGAAGAGCGTGGCTGGTTCGACGACGAGCAGAAACAGCGACCGCCGGCGTTCCCGGAGCGGGTCGGTGTCGTGACCTCGCTTCGGGGCGACGCCCGGTACGACATCCAGAACGCGATCCACGGACAGGACCCCACCGTTGACATCCTGGTGAAGGACGCAACCGTCCAGGGGTCGAACGCGCCGACGTCCATCGCGAACGGCATTCACCATCTCGACCGCTCGGAGGACGTCGACGCCATCATCGTCGGTCGCGGCGGGGGAGCGATTCGAACCTCAAGCGTTCAACACTGA
- a CDS encoding type I restriction enzyme HsdR N-terminal domain-containing protein — translation MPAGDPSGSEEEQEASGADLGDILETIAGDVHNRMSEGDVEDAFIDRGFFDALGFEQHGGDIQKERRLEDGTRPDITTLRDSSAVVAVYEFKSPTESLNDHTSQLEGYVSTLKAEYGVLTNGRSIRLYERDGEGMERVVDFGMGDASGVDYLDTVADALDKGEWSLGSTAHVEEYREWIATNQLGLESEIAQTFFFDTFRFDRQGSFGELVEATMALLAELRDEQDQSFVRGAFKFWRQSYADIPSKKNVPRAWYPYVVPDGENEIQDNISQDLLADFMFSLETGFALLSRLSCQGL, via the coding sequence ATGCCAGCCGGGGATCCGTCGGGAAGCGAAGAAGAACAAGAGGCCAGCGGTGCTGACCTCGGTGACATTCTGGAAACGATCGCCGGTGATGTTCATAATCGGATGAGCGAGGGAGACGTCGAAGACGCGTTCATCGATCGTGGGTTCTTTGATGCGCTTGGTTTCGAACAACACGGTGGTGACATCCAGAAAGAACGACGACTCGAGGACGGAACGCGGCCTGATATAACGACCCTGCGAGATAGTAGTGCCGTCGTTGCAGTCTACGAATTCAAGTCACCGACTGAGTCGCTGAATGACCACACCTCCCAACTGGAAGGGTATGTATCCACGCTCAAGGCGGAGTATGGAGTGCTCACGAACGGTCGAAGCATCCGCCTGTACGAGCGAGATGGTGAAGGAATGGAACGAGTCGTCGATTTCGGGATGGGCGACGCATCCGGTGTCGATTATCTCGATACTGTCGCCGATGCGCTCGACAAAGGAGAGTGGTCGTTAGGGTCGACAGCCCACGTCGAGGAGTACCGGGAATGGATCGCGACGAACCAGCTGGGACTCGAGTCAGAGATTGCTCAAACATTCTTCTTCGATACTTTTCGATTCGATCGGCAGGGGTCATTCGGTGAACTAGTCGAGGCAACGATGGCGCTGTTAGCGGAACTTCGCGATGAGCAAGATCAATCGTTCGTTCGCGGCGCGTTCAAATTCTGGCGACAGAGCTACGCCGATATACCCAGCAAAAAGAACGTCCCACGGGCTTGGTACCCGTATGTCGTTCCTGACGGTGAAAACGAGATTCAGGACAACATCAGCCAGGATTTGCTTGCTGATTTCATGTTCTCACTGGAGACAGGATTCGCTCTCCTCTCACGGCTCTCTTGCCAAGGTTTGTGA
- a CDS encoding HalOD1 output domain-containing protein encodes MHSPPSDSSGGSNDLLVEIIETLETCGLEDDSYQLHDYVDPDALEQVIASADENITVQFTVEGIPLDVSPDGVDVIVEDESQSVGE; translated from the coding sequence ATGCATTCCCCTCCATCGGACAGTTCGGGCGGATCGAATGACCTTCTCGTAGAGATTATTGAGACGCTGGAGACGTGTGGACTCGAGGACGATTCCTACCAGCTCCACGATTACGTCGACCCCGATGCGCTCGAACAGGTGATCGCCTCCGCCGATGAGAACATCACCGTTCAGTTCACTGTCGAGGGGATCCCACTCGATGTATCACCGGACGGTGTGGACGTCATCGTCGAGGACGAATCGCAGTCCGTCGGCGAATAA